The window TAGGTGCGGCCCTGGGCGAGGTTGATCAGATCCCAGTCGCCGGTCGCGCCGTGCCCCGCGTTACCCACGTCGGTGAGCGTGAGCGTGCGCGCGTAGCTGTGTTCGTGTCCGTTCACGATGAACGCGCCTTCGGCCTGGCAACGCTGATAGACGCCGTAACCCGCTTCGTTGCCTTTGCCCCCGAGCTGCATGTCGTACTGGTTCACGTGCCAGCCGCACATACGCCAGATGTTGGTGCTCGCTCCGAGCTCCTGACGCAGGAAGTCTTCGTGACCGCTGCCCATCAAGCCCACGCCGCTCAGCACGAACTTGAAGCCCTTGTACGTGCACGCGTGCTTGACCCCGACCTCACCGACGCAGTTCACGTCGCTGATGGTGTCGAGTTCCCGCTGAATCACCTGCTGGTACTCGGTCCACTTGCTGGTGTCGTGGTTGCCCACGACCGCGAACCAAGGGATGTCGCCCAGGCCATCCTTCATCTGCTTCTCCCACGCAGCAGGATTGTCCTGATAGTCGAAGTCGCCCATGTGGATCAGCATGTCGACGTCCGAGTTCCGAATCACCGTGAGCAGGTCTTTGGCGTCCTGGGACAGGCCCTGATCGCCGAAGAACGCCACTCGGAGACCCATATCCGTAGGGATATAAGTGGTAGCTCCACCGGCTCCGCCGGCTCCACCGGAGGTGCTTCCGCCTTGACTGCCGCCAGAGCTTCCGCCCTGGGAGCTGCCAGCGCTCGCGCCGCTGCCCGCACTCGCTCCACTGCCCGCGGTCGCCCCACTGCCTGCGGTCGCCCCGCTGCCCGCGCCTCCCGAGCCTTCGGACTCACCACTCGAGGAGCAGGCGCTGAAGCCCAGAGCCACCAAACCGATCCCAGCGAGGGTAAACCACGTGTTTCTCATAGCGTTCGTTCCGGGAGTCTCGCCAGCTGCGCCGTCCACAGCAAAAGGATTGGCCAACGTAACCAACAAGTCACGCCTGTGAAGGTCGAAGCTACCCATCGACCGGCGCGCGGGAGAGCCTGTCGCGGACCTGTTGCAGTTGCAACAGCGCTGCGCTGTTCCTAGACTTCACCCCATGGCCAAGCCCGCAAAGAACCAGCGCGAACTCCGGGACGCGCTGCGCACCGCAGGGCTTCGAGCGACGATTCCGAGGGTACGCGTCCTGAGTGCCCTTGGCGCGGCAAGCACGCCGTTGAGCCACGGGGACATCGCCGATGGCTTGGCGGAGGAAGGCTTCGATCGGGCCACCATCTATCGCAACTTGATCGACCTGACCGACGCCGGCTTGGTACGTCGCAGCGATCTCGGCGACCACGTGTGGCGCTTTGAGCTCGCCTCAGGTGACCACCACGAACACGACGACAGCCACGCCCACTTCGTGTGTGCCTCCTGCGGCGCCGTGGAGTGCCTGCCGGTGGAGAGCGTCACGCTGTCGCCCGGACGCGGAGCTCCGAAGGCGCTCAAAGGCAGCGACCTCGAGATCCAAGTCCGCGGCCTGTGCGACAGCTGCGCCTAGAAGAACAACTCGTTCCAGCTCACCTCAGCGGCGGCGCGCGAGCTCGCCCACCAAGCGCTGGAGAGTGGACAGCGCGGTGGTGATCTTTCCGAGGAAACTCGGCGAGTGAGGGATCAGCGTGAAGTTCGGATGCTGGGACCAGAGGCGCCGTAGCTTGAGATCCAGTGCCACAGCCTCGGTTTGGCTCTCGATGCGCACGCGGTTGCCGCCTTCGATGCCGAGCCCACCCGCTGCCGCAGTTTCGAAGAACACCACCGCGTCGTAGCGCTCGAGCTCCTGATCGAGGGACGTGTTCAAGCTCTCGAAGAAGGAGGTCCCGTCATCCGGCCAGTACGCCGCTCCGTCGACGGTGCCGCGGTCGCACAGCAGGATCCGCTCCGGGTAGCGAAAGGACTGCACGTCTTCGAGGTTCCGTTGCACGTGATAGATGGCGGTCTGCACCGATCTCAGGCCGCGCGGCTCGGTACACCGCGGAAATCCGCCACCGAACATGATGGTGGCCGCCTCGGGCACGTTCACGACCTGCTCGCCGAGTTCGCGGCGGAACAAATCCGCGGCTGTCGTCTTGCCACCACCGGGGCCCCCCGTCACCACGATGCGTGTGCGACGCACCCCGTTCTCGTTGACGTGGAGCTTACCCGCCGCTGAATCTTCACTCACCCGGCGAGCTTACCCGATTCGCTCGCTGGGAGGTCTAACGCGCAGATCACGCAAAGCCTGCGTCTGACACCAAGAGCCAGTCAGCGTTGCGCACGCCCTGCGCCAGCAACGGGAGCCCGACCGCGCCGGACGAGGCACCTCACCCCCAAAAACACGAATAGTTTTTGCGCTCCCGCAAGCTGATCGCGAAGCGGTCGCCGCGGTGAGGGCACTTCGGCACGCGGGTTGCTCAGAGCAAGTAAGCCTGGTCGACCGAATCGACTCGAGCGACCAAGGAGGAGGAACCGTGCTCGTCTCTGACATCATGACCCGCAATGTGCTGACCGTGTCGCCCGACGCCAGCGTGCAAGACATCGCCTGGGGATTGCGTATCCGCGGGGTAAGTGGCGCACCGGTCAAGGACGGCGACGGACACCTCCTGGGTATCGTATCCCGCACCGACCTCAACGACCCTAGTCGGGTTGGAGAGTCAGCGCCCGAGAGCAGTCAGACCACCGCTGGCGAGGCCATGACCCCCGCGCTGTTCGCCGTGCGCGATACGGACACCGTACTCGACGCGGCCAAGCGCATGGTGGAGACGGGCACACACCGTCTGGTGGTCGTGGACGCTGACGGCAAGCTAGTCGGCATTGTAACCCCGATGGACGTGCTGCGCTGCTATGTCACCCGCGGCGGCAGCCTCGAGTGAGGCAAGCCACCTCAAGTGAGCCGCGCCGTCACGCTCGCCGCCACTAGAAGAGGCCAAAAAGCCCGCAAATCGGCCCTAATTTCCCCGACGTCGCACCCGGGAGCGCTGGTCCGCCACTTGCTGTATAGCCGGGGTGCGCACGAATCCTCAATGGGTGGGGCGAGTCGCTGCTGGCGTGCTCGCATCGAGTCTTTTTTGGGCGTCCAGCGCGAGCGCTCAAGCAAGCCCTGACGAATCCTATTCCTCCTGGAAATACGGCCCGACTCAGACAGAGAAACCCGCGTCATTCGACGACTTTTCTGGGGGAGAGGACCAACATCGCCTAACGTGGAAGTATCCGCGCTTTGCCGCATGGCAAGTCGGCGTGAGCGTTGCGCAGACCGCAGCCAGCGTTGGGCTCGAGTTCGGGCTGGAGACCGCCGACAGCGGTTGGCGAAACGGCATCTTGATGGATGACACGGCGCGCTCCGGCTTGGTCGCTCATAGCCCTGAGGGGCGCGCCCGCGCCGGCCAGGTCAGCGACATGATGTGGTACTCGACCCAGGGCTTTGCGGTGCTCGACTCCCTGGTCACGCCGCTGGCTGCAGACGCAGGCAACACGGACGTCGCGCTGCAGCTGACGTTGATCAACTGGCAAGCGTTTGGCTTCTCCTTCTTGGCTACGCGCATCCCCGTCAAAGCGGTGGGTCGAGGGCGCCCGAGCCTCAAAGAGTGCGACGCCGACCCCGGGTACGATAAGGCCTGCGATCCAAACGATCCGGGTCGCACCCAGAGTGCATTCAGCGGCCACACGTCGATGACGTTCACCGCGGCCTCACTGATCTGCATGCACCACGCCTACTTGGAGCTGTATGGCGAGCCGGCCCTCGACTACGGCGTGTGTGGCTTGGCGATGGCGAGCGCGACCACAGTGGGCACGCTGCGGATCGTCGCCGACAAACACTGGACCTCGGATGTGCTGATCGGCGCGGGCATCGGCTTGGTGTCGGGTCTCGGCGTGCCCTACTTGTTCCATTACTCCCACACCTTAGAGGCGAAGCCCGCGAGCAGCGTTGAAGTCGCCTTCGCGCCTGTGTTGAGCGAGGACACTCTGGGTGTAGGCGCGAAAGGCTACTTCTAGTTTGATTCCGTAAGGTATCAGGGAGGTCCCAAAAGGATGCGCCCCGCTACGCTGCGGCGGACAAGCAGGTCACTGACATTTCGCCGAGACCAGCGCCGAGTAAGCATCAGGACACATTTCTTGAGCGCAGCTCGCGCACCCGTCGCTCTCCAGGCCACCGATACAGGTCAACCCGCAGCTGCTCAAGCAATCGCGCATGCCCGTGAGCTTCATGGCCACGTTTGGGCACGCATTGTCCCAACACGCTCCCGAGCAGGCGTCGCCATCCGCTGAGCCGCGACAGCCCGCGAGGCAATCGAAGGTCTCGGCGCCCCCGAGCGTGCCCTCGCCGTCCGTGACCCCTTCGTAGCACCACTCCATGGACTGGTCCTGGCGCGGCCAGTACATGCCGACGAACATGCACATCTCGTTCGTGTCTGCGCTCGCCCCGGCAACCACCGAGTTGGCAGTATCGTTCGCAAAATCGCAGGTGTAGGAGATGCTGGAGCCGCCATGGATCAGCCCGCCGCTTGAACCGAAGCTCCGCGGCAACGGCTCTTCCCAGTCGGTGGTGGTGTAGAGCGAGCCTTCCTGCATTGCGGGGGAAGTCGCGTCATCCGTTTCCGCGTGAAAATTCACACCGCGACGGTGCATATGGGACGCCGCGAACGCCAGGGAGATGTCCGACTTGATGGGGCAGGTCAGGCGAGCACTGCCTTGAGCGTTCGGGTTCAGGTGGATCTTCGGGTTGAAGAAGAACAGTACACCGGCCTCCTCACTCACGCTGCTAGCCTCGACGAGCTCGACGTTGAAGTTCATCTTCGCGTCCAGCGCCTGGCTGGTGGTGTTCAGGTAGTGGGCCTGCACCAGCATCAGCTCACCGGGAGATACGTGCATGCCGACACCGTCAGGAAAGTCGAACTCACCGACCTCGGACTGCGCACCGTAGACGATGCCTCGCACCTGACTCATCCAGCTGGATCCAGCGTCAGCACCGCCTTCGCCGCAGGGCGTAAACACGTCCCCGCCTTCGGGCATCTCGGTTAGCTCCGTGCGGAAAACCAAGAAGTGGTGGCTGCCCGGGGTGTAGTCGTGCTCCATGCGGCTGATGGAGAGCTCGCGGCCGTCGTTCGGCATGCGGATGAACTTGCAGAGCTGCACCTCTTCGCCGACTTCGACTCGAGTGCTGAACTCATAGCTCTGACGATCCGTGTCGGACTCCACTGAAGGCTCCGTCGACTCGGAACCACACCCCGCGACCGACACCACGCACCCAACCAACGCCACTCGAGCGAGCCACCTCATACACACCTCACTTTCAGTGATATCACTATCACGAAAGGCCCTGTGCGCAATGGTGGCGACGGCCCCGCCCCCAGCACCGGCGAATTCATCAATTAATTCAGCGCGTTGAAGCTAGTCTTCCGCCGCATGAGCGACTGCGTCCTCGACGATCTGCGCCACGTGGGCGTCCGCCAGGCGGTAGATGATCCGCTTCCCCTCGCGCTCGGAAGCGACGAGGCGCGCGTCTCGGAGCACCCGGAGCTGATGGCTTGCCGCGCTCTGCTCGAGCCCGCAGAGCTCCGCCAGGGCGCCCGCGCTCTGAGGTCCGCGTCGGCAAAGCGCAAGCAGGACCCGAAGCCGCGCCGGATGCGCCATCGCGCTGAGCAAGTCGACCGCGCTCTCCAGGGCGTGGGCCGAGAGCACCCGCGATCCAGTTCCTCGAGGTAACGTCTCACGCTCGGCGCGCAACGCCGTGCGGACCGGCCGCCTCAATGCTCCACCTCGGCCCCTGCCGGCACTGCTTCAAATAGCGCGCACGGCGCGCCACAAGGACGCGGCTCGGTCTGCAGTGTGGTGTGCCGGATCTGGAAGCGGCGGGTCAACAGCTCCTCCACGCGCACCCTCAAATCCGTCGCCGCGACGCGATCGTCGTACACGATGTGCGCCGACAGGATGGGCTCACGCCCGTCCACGGACCAAAGGTGCAGCTCGTGCACGTCGGTCACACCTTCTACTGCCTCGAGCTCGCGCAACACGGCCTCCGCGTCCACGCCAGCGGGCGCGAAGTCGAGCAACACGCGGGTTGCATCCTTGAGCAGGCGCCAGGTGCCCCACAGCACCAAGGCTCCAATCACCAAGCTCGCGATCGGATCGGACAGTGGAAACCCGAGCCACACACCACCCGCCGCGATCACGGCAGCGAGCGACCCGAGGGCGTCGGCCAACATATGCGCCAGAGCTCCGCGGACGTTGAGCCCCTCGGAGTCCGACCGATACAGGTGCCAGGCGCTCCCGAGGTTGATCGCCAAGCCAATCAACCCGGTGATCATCACTGGCCACGGCGCGACGTGCACCGGCTCACCGAGCATGCGCTCGATTGCCTCCCGGAAAATCGAAAAGCACGCCACCGCCAGGATGATCCCGTTGACGAACGCGCCGAGCACCTCAGCTCTCAGCAGCCCAAAGCTGCGTGTGGGGCTCGGCGCGCGCCGCGCAAGAAACGCAACCGCCAGCGCAAGGGACAGAGCACCAACGTCGGTGACCATATGCGCGGCGTCGGAGAGCAACGCGAGGGAGTTGGTCATGAAGCCAACGACCACCTCGATCACCAAGAAGGCACCATTGAGCGCCAAGGCCCACGTCAGAGCCTTGCGGCCGGCGGAGTCCGTCGCGCCACCGTGCCCGTGTCCGTGGCCATGAGAGTGGCCACCATGTGCGTGTCCATGCATGAGAGAACGTTCATATGAACGATTTTTCATGTTTGAGCAAGCGCCAGGGGAAATGCCTGAAACCCCGCGCAGACGCAGCATGGGTACGATTGCCACAGCGAGTGAGCGGCGCGGCTGCTATAGCCGCCCGGACCCATGGATTCCCCTCCACAGTCCACGCGCCCGAGCGTGGCGTCGCTCGAGCAGGCGGCATTTGCAGCGTGGCCAGCTGAACGTGTTAGCGATCTCGAGGGCTGGCGCCTGCGCTACATGCGGGAAGTCACTCGGCGCGCCAACAGCGTGTGGCCCGTCTCCGGAAGCGATCAAGGCAGCGCCGAACTCGAGCGACAGGTCGCCCTGGCGGAGACGTTTTACGAGAAGCTCGGGGCTAGCCAGGTGCTGTTTCAGATGACGCCCCTTGCGGACCCAGGGCTAGACGCGGTGCTAGAGGCGCGCGGCTATCGAGTGGATGCGCCGGTGGCGATCCAAATCGCACCGCTGAGCAAGGTGATCCAACTCACACCCCGCGGAAACGCGTGCGTCGAGCTCTCACCGGGACCGGACTTCATGGAGGTTGCCGTTCAGCGCGGCCGCTTCAAGGACACACCGGAGGAGTTTCAAGGCTTGCTCCAGCGTATCCAGGGGCGCACCGGATTCGGAAGCGTGGAGAGCGACGCCGGCCCCATCGCGTGCGGGCTGGGCGTGTGCGACGGAGACCTGATGGGCGTCTTCAACATGGCGACCGTGCCTGAGGCGCGACGCAAGGGAGCGGCTTCCACACTGCTCGGCGCCTTGTGTCGCTGGGCGGAGCGCCGCGGCGCCAAGTACGCGTACCTGCAAGTCGAGCGAGACAACGTTCCCGCGCTGAAACTCTACGCTCGCTACGGCTTCGAGGAAGTGTACGGCTACCACTACCGCAAAAAGAGCCTGGAGGAGTAGCCCTCCAAGCACGCTTCCCGGGAGGCTCCTCAGGCACTAGAGTCAGCGGCCATGAGCGACGAAGCGGAGGTCCTGAGCGCTAGCATCGAAGCCGCCAAGTCAGGCCGGGCCAAGTGCCGACGCTGCCGTCAGACCATTGCCAAGGGCGAGCTGCGCCTGGGTGAGCAAGTGGATAACCCCTACGGCGAGGGTGACGCGACGCTTTGGTATCACTTGGCTTGCGGAACCATCAAACGCCCTGCGGCGTTTCTGGTTGCTGAGCAGACTTTCTCCGAGGAAATACCAGAGCGTGCTCAGCTCACGCTCCTCGCGCAGGCTGGAGAGCGGCTCCCCTGCCTCTGCCAGCTAGCGGCGATTGAAGCGGCGCCTTCGGGGCGCGCGCGCTGTCAGCAGTGCCGGGAGCTCATCGAGAAAGGCGCACTGCGGCTGGTGCGGCACAACGACGCAGACCTGATGGCAGTGCCAACGAGCAGCTACATCCACCTCGATTGCGCCCTGAAGTACGCTCAAGAGGCCGAAGGCGGAGACGCAGGCACAAGCGCGGCGGATCTACGCGTCCATCTCGAGCATCACCTACAACGACTCGAAGGCGAGCTCGAAGCGAACGCGCGCTCCGCGGTCGAGGCGCTGTTCACTGCAACGGAATCGTGAAGTCGTCCTTCGCCTCGCCAGTCTGATCGATGGCTTGCGCTTTGATCTCGGTCTGGGTGACTTGCACCCAGAGCGCCTCGTTGAACGCGCCCGACGCGACGCGCTGGCTGCAGTACTCGCGATCCACGTGCTCGTCCACGTTGCCGATGGCGCCGCCACCGCCGCCCGTCGTGACGTAAGTGAGGTTGCGTGAGGTAAGCGGAACGGTGAAGCGCTCGTAACCATGCATGTGGCCTTGCAGTACGAGTTGGACGTTGTACTGCTCGAACAACGGTTCCAGGAGGTAACGCTCCGTCTCGAGCGACCCCGTGTCCCCGCACGTGATCAACGGGCGATGCATGTAGACGACGCTGAAGCGGTAGCCCGCCATCTCGCTCTTCTCCTTCAGCTTGGCCGCGAACCAGTCGTACTGAGCGGGGTCCGCGCCGTCTTGCAGCGGGATCTCCGTATCCAAACTGAAGAAGCTCACGCCACCGGTGTCGAAGACGTAGTACGCGCTCGTGCCTTCGAAGCCTGAGTCGCCAAAGAAGCGCGTGTAGTAGGCGTCGTACTCGTCAGGCTTCTCGCTCTCGTGGTTACCAATCGCCGGGAAGAAGCCCCCCTGAGACAACATGGGTTGCATCGAGGGAAACCAAGACGCCCACGTCTCGAGCCCCGACGCGTAGTACTGCAGGTCTCCAGCGTGTACGGAGAAGTCGTAGCCCTTACGCGCGACCTGTTCCAGGATGAGCTCGGTGTTGTCCGTCAACCCGGGGTTGGTGTCGGCGATGGCCATGAAGTTGAAGTCTTCGCCGCTGGCCCTTGCCGTGCAGAAACGCCCGTTGCGAGAGGTGTCCGCCGTAAGCGAGTAGGTGTAGCAGCCCGGAGCCAAGCCGCTCAGCTTCGCCTCGTGCATGTAGTAGGTACCGGGCAAATCGTCGGGTATTTCCGCAGGGATGATGCTGGTGTAACGGTTCTGGATATCGAACGAGGACACGTCCGATTGGAAGGCCTGCTCAGCGCCGCCTGCTTCTGGCTTGAGCTTGAGTTCGGCGCTCGCCCCCTGGTCACAGCTCTCCCAGCGGATCACGGCGGAGTCTCCCGAGATGCGGGTAGACCACGGGCCCTTGCTCACCGCCGCAGTGCAGGTGTCCGAGCTACCCCCGGTCCCACCGGTCGTCGCTCCAGAGCTTCCGCCGGCACCCGCAGCTCCGCTGCCCGCAGTGCCCGCGCTGCCACCCGACCCTCCGGAGCTGCCTCCGCTCTCCGCATCGTCACCGCACGCCACCGCCAACCCGGTGACCCCAAGACACAAGCCACCCAAAGCGACCCAGCGAGCCACCAGGACGCCCGCGCCAGAAAGCCGTTCCATACCGCGGGACTCTACCTAACGACCGTTGGGCTGTCTCCCGGTATCGACCCCACGACTGGAAGCGGCGCTCAGCTTGGTGGACTCGGCTCGGCGAGCCTCGGGCGCTCGGTGAACTTCTGCGCAAGCGACGGAGATAGAGCCGGTGATCAACGGCAATTTTTTTTTGGGGGGGGAGGAGCGGCCGGACGACCGCCGGGACCGACATCATCACGACAAGTGCCCGAGAAGCTTCGGCTCGGAACAGGCGCAGCGGTCCGATCACGCGCGTACTGATGGCAGCTGAAACCGTGAGTGATGCAGAAGGAGGATGTTCGCCTACACCACAAAAGAGGCACCTCGAGCTTACCGCACGGATACGCGCGAGCCCGAAACAAAAAGGCAATCACCGAGTGATTTCTTGGTGGAAATTTAGTCCTACTCCCGCCACAATGCTCTGCGTCACAGCAACGAGCGCCACCCCTCCCTGTGACAAGCTCTGCAACCAACGCCCACCCAGCGTTTCCGCAGGGTTACAAATCTAGAGCTTCGCCCCGCCTCGGGGGCACGCTCATCCAGCGCCAACCCGTGCCCGGGTTCGGCTCCGGCACCCACGGCTAGGCACGCGCCTGCCTTCTCGCGCCGCGGCGCTGCCCGGAGCCCACCCAGACCGCAACCGGACCAGGAGACCAGCCCATGACCACATCCTCCGCTATCGCCAGCTGGGGCCTCGCCATCGCAGCTGCCTTGGACGCTCGCGGATTCGACAGCCGATCGCTCATGCAGCGCGCCGGCATCGAAACCAGCCAGTTGGAGTCCAGCGACCGCGTCCCGCTCGCAACCACGACCAAACTGTGGCGCATCGCCGTCGGCGCCACCGCGGACCCGTGCTTCGGCCTCGCAGTGGCAGAGTACGTGAAGCCCAACACCTTCAACGCTCTCGGCTTCTCCCTCGCAGCGTCCTCCACCCTGCGCGACGCCTTCCAACGCATCGTGCGCTACTTCGGGATGGTCACCGACGCCGCGGAGCTTTCCTTCACTCCTCAGGGTAGCTTCTACGAGCTCCACATCCGAATGGGTGAGCAGCGGATGGCGCCGGAAGCGGTCGACGCGTTGCTCGCAGTGGGGGCGCTGCTGGCCAAGAGCTTGGCAGGGCCGAACGCCAAGCCGCTGAGCGTGGAAGTCGAACGCGCCGCGCCTCAGGCCTGGGAGCGCTTCGCGGACTTCTTCGGTTGCCCCGTACACTTCTCCGCCCAGCGCAACTGCCTGCGCTTCGATCGCGCGCTGTGTGAAGCGCAGCTTCCGCCGGGCAACGGGGAGCTGACCCGGTCGGGCGATCACGTCGCCGAACACTACCTGGAGCGATTTGGTCCCGACAGCTTGGCCCGCAGAGTCCGCGCAGTGTTGGTGGAGTTGCTGCCAGCAGGAGACCCCGGTCCGGCGCGGGTCGCCAAGCGTCTTGGCACCAGCTTGCGCAGCTTGCAGCGCCACCTGGCTGCAGAAGGGACCAGCTACACCGCTCTCCTCGAGCGCGTGCGACAGGAGCTGGCCGAGAGCTACCTCGAGGAAACCGACACCCCGCTTGGCTCCGTCGCGTTCCTGCTCGGCTTCTCGTCGGCGTCGGCATTCAGTCGGGCCTTTCGTCGCTGGAACGAGTGTTCGCCGAGCGAGTACCGGGCGTATCAGACGCGACGTGAGTCCACGCCACCGCCGCTCGAAAACGGCGAGCCAGCGGGAAACAGTGACGTGATGGCCACGGAGGATCGCGTAGCATCCGGTATGTAACGGCGCCCCAGCCGCGCGTTCTACGCCCCAGCTCAACAAGCGGCGGGCATTCGAAGGCGTGCTCCTCTTGAGGGGCTTTGAGCGGCCGAGGCAGTCAGCCTCGGCCGTTCCGCTTTGGATAAGCAGGAACACCGCTCGCGCACCTGCTGCGCCTCGAGCCCGCGCAACCGCGCCTCGAGCCTGCGCAACCGCAACCCGGACATGCACAGCGACACGCCGTACATGCACAGCGCCCGCTCCGGAATGTGGCGCTCTCTGGACGGCGATCGACTGACCGCCACAACTGCTCGAAAGCGCTGTAGCATCATGAGCTATCTCATGACGTCGAAGGTCACGGCCGAGCGCAGGACGAAGCGCGGAGCTACGCGAGGCGCTGCACGCGTGGCGAAAGCAGAGCCCAAGTCGACAGCGACTCGCAAGGCGCCGACGCGTACGGCGAAGGCGTCTGCGCGCAGTGCGACGAAGACTCAAGCGCGGAAACAGGCGAAGGTCAGCGCCGATCAGAGCAAGCCTACGCGCCGCCGCGTCGTAAAAACGCAAGAGAAGGCGGGCCGTGCTTACGGAGGCTTGAGCGCTGCAGAGCGCCGACGCGAGCGCGCAGCGCGACTGTTGGAGAGCGGATTCGAACTGTTCGGCACAGAGGGCTACGCAAACGTATCCATCGAGCGCGTGTGTAGCCACGCAGGCGTTACCGCGCGGCACTTCTACGAGGCGTACGCAACGCGTGAGGACCTGTTGATCGCCGTGCTGAATCACGTCACGACCCAGGTACGCGGGCGCGTTCTCGACGCCCTTGCCATCGAGGTCGACGACGCCCGGCTCCGACCGGTCAATGGCCTGAGCGCATTCTTGGAAGGCTACCTCGGGGATCCGCGGGCCGCGCGCATCGTTTGTCTGGAGACCGTCGGTGTGAGCGCGCGCGTGGAGCGCAAGCGCCGAGCGACAATCAACGAGTTCGCCCGCGTGATCGAAATGGAGGCGCAGAACCAGGCGCGGATCTATCGGGCAGCGCAGCGGGACTTCAGCCTCACCGGCGTCGCGCTGGCGGGCGCCACGAACGAGCTGATCGTGCACAGCTTGCTGAGTCCGACACCCCCGTCCCTGCCGCGCATCCGCCGCGAGCTGCTGCTGCTCTACCTCGGCCTGATCGCTGGCGACGAGATCGCTCGTCGGGATGTCGCTCAGCTGGGGCTTTGAGACGTTAGCCAAACGCCACGGCCGAAGCGCGCGCGTGCGCGCGCAGCCCGTCGCACCGTGAGGCGGTCGGCCCAGCATTCCAACAAGCTAGCTTGTCAGAATACATCGAACAAGAACCCTTGTCTGAAGGGTGTCTGTCAACGGTCGGTCAACGTTACCCAAGCTTGAGTGTCGTTGAGCCAAGCGACGAAGATGTTTGATCTTCACCACCAAGCGCCTCGCTTGCTTTAAACCTCAATCACTCGAAACCGTCGGCATCTGAGTGGATCAGGGCGGTTCGGCCCGAGAGCGCGCGCGTCCGCCAACACTGAAGTGAAGTCGAACGAGAATTCGCGCCGGGGAGGCGCGAACAAGCAGGGGGCGCAGGCATTGCCTCAAGGAAAATCGGGGCTCACGCGAACTCTCGTTAGCCTGAGTGGCTTGGGCGATGCAGCTCGAACGCTCCTCTCCCCCAAAAACCCTCGCGCTACTCAAGTTCCCTGAGGGTTGGGGTCCAGCGTCTGCCAGAACACGACCCGTTTGCCTGCCAGACGCGGCGCTTGCGCAAGCACACCGGCAAAAGCTTTGCCGGTATAGGTCAGATCCAAGCTGAAGCCGGCGCGCGCTTCCATCCAAGCACTCGCGGCGCGACCGGCCCGAGTGGGCAACGCGTAGCCGGAGCCAAGTTGG is drawn from Polyangiaceae bacterium and contains these coding sequences:
- a CDS encoding metallophosphoesterase, which produces MERLSGAGVLVARWVALGGLCLGVTGLAVACGDDAESGGSSGGSGGSAGTAGSGAAGAGGSSGATTGGTGGSSDTCTAAVSKGPWSTRISGDSAVIRWESCDQGASAELKLKPEAGGAEQAFQSDVSSFDIQNRYTSIIPAEIPDDLPGTYYMHEAKLSGLAPGCYTYSLTADTSRNGRFCTARASGEDFNFMAIADTNPGLTDNTELILEQVARKGYDFSVHAGDLQYYASGLETWASWFPSMQPMLSQGGFFPAIGNHESEKPDEYDAYYTRFFGDSGFEGTSAYYVFDTGGVSFFSLDTEIPLQDGADPAQYDWFAAKLKEKSEMAGYRFSVVYMHRPLITCGDTGSLETERYLLEPLFEQYNVQLVLQGHMHGYERFTVPLTSRNLTYVTTGGGGGAIGNVDEHVDREYCSQRVASGAFNEALWVQVTQTEIKAQAIDQTGEAKDDFTIPLQ
- a CDS encoding AraC family transcriptional regulator, whose translation is MTTSSAIASWGLAIAAALDARGFDSRSLMQRAGIETSQLESSDRVPLATTTKLWRIAVGATADPCFGLAVAEYVKPNTFNALGFSLAASSTLRDAFQRIVRYFGMVTDAAELSFTPQGSFYELHIRMGEQRMAPEAVDALLAVGALLAKSLAGPNAKPLSVEVERAAPQAWERFADFFGCPVHFSAQRNCLRFDRALCEAQLPPGNGELTRSGDHVAEHYLERFGPDSLARRVRAVLVELLPAGDPGPARVAKRLGTSLRSLQRHLAAEGTSYTALLERVRQELAESYLEETDTPLGSVAFLLGFSSASAFSRAFRRWNECSPSEYRAYQTRRESTPPPLENGEPAGNSDVMATEDRVASGM
- a CDS encoding TetR/AcrR family transcriptional regulator; translation: MAKAEPKSTATRKAPTRTAKASARSATKTQARKQAKVSADQSKPTRRRVVKTQEKAGRAYGGLSAAERRRERAARLLESGFELFGTEGYANVSIERVCSHAGVTARHFYEAYATREDLLIAVLNHVTTQVRGRVLDALAIEVDDARLRPVNGLSAFLEGYLGDPRAARIVCLETVGVSARVERKRRATINEFARVIEMEAQNQARIYRAAQRDFSLTGVALAGATNELIVHSLLSPTPPSLPRIRRELLLLYLGLIAGDEIARRDVAQLGL